In the Corynebacterium kroppenstedtii genome, one interval contains:
- the rplB gene encoding 50S ribosomal protein L2, protein MAIRKYKPTTPGRRQSSVSGFDELTRSTPEKSLLRPLHKTGGRNVHGHITTRHKGGGHKRQYRLIDFRRNDKDGVPAKVAHIEYDPNRTANIALLHYFDGEKRYIIAPRNLKQGTVVESGANADIKVGNNLPLRNIPTGTTIHAVELKPGGGAKLARSAGSSIQLLGKEGKYAILRMPSSEIRRVDARCRATVGEVGNADQINIRWGKAGRMRWKGVRPTVRGVVMNPVDHPHGGGEGKSSGGRHPVSPWGQPEGRTRKPNRPSDGLIVRRRRSNKNKKR, encoded by the coding sequence ATGGCTATTCGTAAATACAAGCCGACTACGCCGGGTCGCCGCCAGAGCTCTGTCTCCGGGTTCGATGAGCTCACTCGCTCTACCCCTGAGAAGTCTCTGCTGCGCCCGCTGCACAAGACCGGTGGCCGCAACGTACACGGCCACATCACCACACGCCACAAGGGCGGTGGACACAAACGCCAGTACCGTCTGATCGACTTCCGTCGTAACGACAAAGACGGTGTGCCAGCGAAGGTCGCTCACATCGAGTACGACCCGAACCGCACGGCCAACATCGCGCTCCTGCACTACTTCGATGGCGAAAAGCGCTACATCATTGCGCCTCGCAATCTGAAGCAGGGCACCGTTGTTGAATCCGGCGCCAACGCTGACATCAAGGTGGGCAATAACCTGCCGCTGCGCAACATCCCGACCGGTACAACCATCCACGCTGTGGAGCTCAAGCCAGGTGGCGGCGCCAAGCTCGCCCGCTCCGCTGGTTCCTCCATTCAGCTGCTGGGTAAGGAAGGCAAATACGCCATCCTGCGTATGCCGTCCTCCGAAATTCGTCGTGTTGACGCGCGTTGCCGCGCCACCGTCGGTGAGGTCGGAAACGCTGACCAGATCAACATTCGATGGGGCAAAGCCGGCCGTATGCGCTGGAAGGGCGTCCGCCCAACCGTCCGTGGTGTCGTCATGAACCCCGTCGACCACCCACACGGTGGTGGCGAAGGCAAGTCCTCCGGTGGACGCCACCCGGTTTCCCCGTGGGGCCAGCCAGAGGGACGTACCCGCAAGCCAAACCGCCCGAGCGATGGCCTGATCGTGCGCCGCCGCCGCAGCAACAAGAACAAGAAGCGCTAA
- the rpsS gene encoding 30S ribosomal protein S19, producing MPRSLKKGPFVDEHLLSKVDAQNDKGTKQVIKTWSRRSTILPDFIGHTFAVHDGRKHVPVFIDDSMVGHKLGEFAPTKTFKGHVKDDKKGRR from the coding sequence ATGCCACGTAGCCTCAAGAAAGGCCCCTTCGTCGACGAACACCTCCTTTCGAAGGTGGACGCACAGAACGACAAGGGCACCAAACAAGTCATCAAGACATGGTCTCGCCGTTCCACCATCCTTCCCGATTTCATCGGCCACACCTTCGCCGTCCACGACGGCCGCAAGCACGTGCCGGTGTTCATCGACGACTCCATGGTGGGCCACAAGCTCGGCGAGTTCGCCCCAACCAAGACCTTCAAGGGTCACGTCAAGGACGATAAGAAGGGACGTCGATAA
- the rplV gene encoding 50S ribosomal protein L22: MADTVTSARATARYVRVTPMKARRVIDTVRGKSVEEALDILKYAPQSASEPVYKVVASAAANAENNFGLDRNSLVIAQAWADEGPTMRRFRPRAQGRAFHVRKRTSHITVVVESQKGSAQ; the protein is encoded by the coding sequence ATGGCTGATACCGTAACGTCAGCACGCGCCACCGCCCGCTACGTCCGCGTCACCCCGATGAAGGCCCGCCGCGTTATCGACACCGTGCGCGGAAAGTCCGTCGAGGAAGCACTTGACATCCTCAAGTACGCTCCCCAGTCGGCCTCCGAACCGGTGTACAAAGTTGTGGCCTCCGCCGCAGCGAACGCGGAAAACAACTTCGGCCTGGACCGCAACAGCCTCGTCATCGCACAGGCTTGGGCCGACGAAGGACCGACCATGCGGCGTTTCCGCCCACGCGCACAAGGACGCGCATTCCATGTCCGCAAGCGCACCAGCCACATCACCGTGGTCGTCGAAAGCCAGAAGGGAAGTGCTCAGTAG